From Acidipropionibacterium acidipropionici, one genomic window encodes:
- a CDS encoding Type 1 glutamine amidotransferase-like domain-containing protein produces MTTHILAMGGGGFSMSDRGAPTALDRYLLDLSGKRSPLVCFAPTAAADDPVYVNRFLAAYSALGVRTMVLTLWQGAAESVDRLSQADVVLSGGGSTANLVALWRAHGVDHVIRKMVGRDGDLVLGGISAGAACWFAGSLTDAFGDLRPWRGGLGLLPGSFCPHFDGEPDRPPAYAQAIASGVLPSGYAVDDGAAVHFVDGEFSRAVAEREGAEVSRFTSSNSPTAAGVLRDQLPVEVL; encoded by the coding sequence ACATCCTCGCGATGGGCGGCGGCGGCTTCTCGATGTCCGATCGTGGCGCCCCGACCGCTCTGGACCGGTACCTGCTGGATCTGTCGGGCAAGAGATCCCCCCTCGTGTGCTTCGCGCCGACCGCCGCGGCCGACGATCCCGTCTACGTGAACCGGTTCCTGGCGGCCTATTCGGCATTGGGGGTGCGCACGATGGTGCTGACCCTGTGGCAGGGCGCCGCGGAGTCGGTGGACCGGCTGTCCCAGGCCGATGTGGTGCTCTCGGGCGGCGGCTCGACAGCCAATCTGGTGGCCCTGTGGAGGGCCCACGGCGTCGACCATGTCATCAGGAAGATGGTGGGTCGTGACGGAGATCTGGTGCTGGGCGGCATCTCGGCCGGGGCGGCCTGCTGGTTCGCCGGGTCGCTGACCGACGCCTTCGGGGACCTGCGGCCGTGGCGGGGCGGTCTGGGGCTGCTGCCGGGCTCCTTCTGCCCGCATTTCGACGGGGAGCCGGACCGTCCTCCGGCCTACGCCCAGGCGATCGCCTCGGGGGTGCTGCCCAGCGGCTACGCGGTGGACGACGGTGCCGCCGTGCACTTCGTCGACGGCGAGTTCTCCCGTGCGGTGGCCGAGCGCGAGGGCGCGGAGGTGAGCCGCTTCACCAGCAGCAACTCGCCGACGGCGGCCGGGGTGCTGCGCGATCAGCTTCCGGTCGAGGTGCTCTGA
- a CDS encoding PH domain-containing protein codes for MALSRRLLGPQEDELIHMRTHPKALLGPILVLIVVVAGVGTALGLMPPDLGAWVPWAVVALGVVLVVLGTLIPWLRWLTTTYTVTTRRIITRRGLITRTGHDLPLNRINDVTYERGLLDRILGCGTLVLSTAADDPLTLPDVPHVEQVHLQMTEVLFGSQSTSTGS; via the coding sequence ATGGCACTGTCACGAAGGCTGCTCGGCCCCCAGGAGGACGAGCTGATCCATATGCGCACCCACCCCAAGGCACTGCTGGGGCCGATCCTCGTGCTCATCGTCGTCGTGGCGGGAGTGGGAACGGCCTTGGGCCTGATGCCCCCGGATCTGGGCGCCTGGGTCCCCTGGGCCGTCGTCGCCCTCGGCGTGGTCCTGGTGGTCCTCGGCACCCTCATCCCGTGGCTCAGGTGGCTCACCACCACCTACACCGTCACCACCCGACGGATCATCACCCGGCGCGGCCTCATCACCCGCACCGGCCACGACCTGCCCCTCAACCGCATCAACGACGTCACCTACGAGCGGGGGCTCCTCGACCGGATCCTGGGTTGCGGCACCCTGGTGCTGAGCACCGCCGCCGACGACCCCCTCACCCTCCCCGACGTCCCCCACGTCGAGCAGGTGCACCTGCAGATGACTGAGGTGCTCTTCGGAAGTCAGAGCACCTCGACCGGAAGCTGA
- a CDS encoding 5-(carboxyamino)imidazole ribonucleotide synthase, protein MSTVSSSPNDRSQSGVRAETSRPSRSTTGPAEGPGGSAEESRRQYTVGIIGGGQLARMMHQAAIRLGIRTRLLATSPDESAAQVMGDVVIGSHLNRQAVMDFARDCDVVTFDHEHVPTEFLRELEQAGVAVRPGPEALVHAQDKAVMRQRAAEDGVPCPAWEVCGGPESMVAFGERVGWPVIAKTSRGGYDGKGVWKVEGPDDVAEPFEAMGGLADGQQPIRILAEEYVDFTRELSAIVVRSPSGQAVAYPVSESVQKDGICTETITPAPGMSAQRAAEIQRMALEIAGRLGVVGVLAVELMERADGEVVVNELAMRPHNTGHWTIDGAVTSQFENHIRAVLDLPLGDPSLRAPVVVMANVLGGSETDLTGALQHCFARDRGLHVELYGKQVRPGRKVGHVTCVGADVEEVRRRARHAAGYLMGDRNA, encoded by the coding sequence ATGTCGACGGTGAGCTCATCTCCGAATGATCGCAGCCAGTCAGGAGTCCGGGCCGAGACGTCCCGGCCGTCACGGTCGACCACAGGGCCGGCCGAGGGGCCCGGGGGATCGGCTGAGGAGAGTCGTCGCCAGTACACGGTGGGCATCATCGGCGGGGGTCAGCTGGCCCGGATGATGCACCAGGCGGCCATCCGGCTGGGGATCCGGACCCGGCTGCTGGCCACCTCCCCCGACGAGTCGGCGGCCCAGGTCATGGGGGACGTGGTGATCGGCTCCCATCTGAACCGGCAGGCGGTGATGGACTTCGCCCGGGACTGCGACGTCGTCACCTTCGACCATGAGCATGTTCCCACCGAGTTCCTGCGGGAGCTGGAGCAGGCGGGGGTGGCGGTGCGCCCCGGCCCCGAGGCCCTGGTGCACGCCCAGGACAAGGCGGTGATGCGGCAGCGCGCCGCCGAGGACGGGGTGCCCTGCCCGGCCTGGGAGGTGTGCGGCGGGCCCGAGTCGATGGTGGCCTTCGGCGAGCGGGTCGGCTGGCCGGTGATCGCCAAGACCTCGCGCGGCGGATATGACGGCAAGGGAGTGTGGAAGGTCGAGGGGCCCGACGATGTGGCCGAGCCCTTCGAGGCGATGGGCGGCCTGGCCGACGGGCAGCAGCCGATCCGCATCCTCGCCGAGGAGTACGTCGATTTCACCCGCGAACTCTCGGCGATCGTGGTGCGATCCCCCTCCGGTCAGGCGGTGGCCTACCCGGTGAGCGAGTCGGTGCAGAAGGACGGCATCTGCACCGAGACGATCACACCGGCCCCGGGGATGAGCGCCCAGCGTGCCGCGGAGATCCAGCGGATGGCCCTTGAGATCGCCGGGCGGCTCGGCGTCGTCGGCGTCCTGGCGGTCGAGCTGATGGAGCGCGCCGACGGCGAGGTCGTCGTCAACGAGCTGGCGATGCGGCCCCACAACACGGGCCACTGGACCATCGACGGGGCCGTCACCAGCCAGTTCGAGAACCACATCCGCGCGGTGCTGGACCTGCCTCTGGGAGATCCCTCCCTGAGGGCACCGGTGGTCGTGATGGCCAATGTGCTGGGCGGATCGGAGACCGATCTGACCGGTGCACTGCAACACTGCTTCGCACGGGACCGCGGTCTGCACGTGGAGCTGTACGGCAAGCAGGTGCGTCCCGGGCGCAAGGTGGGCCATGTCACCTGCGTCGGTGCCGACGTCGAAGAGGTGCGGCGCCGGGCACGGCATGCCGCGGGATATCTGATGGGAGACCGGAATGCCTGA
- the purE gene encoding 5-(carboxyamino)imidazole ribonucleotide mutase, whose protein sequence is MPEKKTTRSTAPRRTKSEPRTKARRVAGDDVAAPRVSIVMGSDSDWPTMEPAALVLDEFGVAFEADVVSAHRMPEQMVEFGRGAHERGIQVIIAGAGGAAHLPGMLAALTPLPVVGVPVPLAHLDGMDSLLSIVQMPSGVPVATVGVGNAKNAGLLAVRILASGDPELTEKMVNYQTQLREIATVKGEKVRKHSSS, encoded by the coding sequence ATGCCTGAGAAGAAGACCACCAGGAGCACGGCGCCGCGCCGTACCAAATCCGAGCCGAGGACGAAGGCGCGCCGGGTGGCGGGAGACGACGTCGCGGCCCCCAGGGTGTCGATCGTGATGGGATCGGACTCCGACTGGCCGACGATGGAGCCCGCGGCCCTGGTGCTCGACGAGTTCGGGGTGGCCTTCGAGGCCGATGTGGTCTCGGCCCACCGGATGCCCGAGCAGATGGTGGAGTTCGGTCGGGGTGCCCACGAGAGGGGCATCCAGGTGATCATCGCCGGGGCCGGGGGAGCGGCCCACCTTCCCGGCATGCTCGCCGCGCTCACTCCGCTGCCTGTGGTCGGGGTGCCGGTGCCGCTGGCCCACCTCGACGGCATGGATTCGCTGCTGTCCATCGTGCAGATGCCCAGTGGCGTGCCGGTGGCCACGGTGGGCGTAGGCAACGCCAAGAACGCCGGCCTTCTGGCGGTGCGGATCCTGGCCTCGGGAGATCCGGAGCTCACCGAGAAGATGGTGAACTATCAGACCCAGCTGCGGGAGATCGCGACCGTCAAGGGCGAGAAGGTCCGCAAGCACTCGAGTTCTTGA
- a CDS encoding LCP family protein, whose translation MAERRDDESRQEDLDWLYGDEETEAEKTRVDSPPVRGSSRRRPGTASPKAYPPLRTSQSRPAGPRTDRPRRTAGGGRPPASPPPGGRPPRRPGPRRRPRVGRIIVRLLVLWLVWLLVVPVIALVRSDTVKATPDGDRPAQQPGTATLLVGSDRRDDLTEAEQRKLGTGTEAGTRTDTMLILYTPPSGSSVLISLPRDSYVPIPGHGRNKLNAAYSIGGAPLLMQTVEQATGLRMDGYLEIGFGGFVNMVDAVGGVNICLDKPMVDKDSHTNLKAGCQDLDGITALGYVRMRKADALGDLGRVKRQQEVIGKVAKKVLTPWTLINPVRYWKVNMAAAGAIRRGDNTSVLTMGRAGLGMLKVTGSNGIKMTVPVSDSNAYTSAGSSVLWDRTKCKELFNVLAQGDTSVAKQYAK comes from the coding sequence ATGGCCGAACGACGAGACGACGAATCCCGCCAGGAGGATCTGGACTGGCTGTACGGGGACGAGGAGACCGAGGCGGAGAAGACCCGCGTCGACTCGCCCCCGGTCCGCGGCTCCTCCCGCCGTCGTCCCGGAACCGCATCCCCGAAGGCATATCCGCCGCTGCGCACCAGCCAGTCCCGGCCCGCCGGGCCCAGGACCGACCGGCCAAGGCGCACCGCGGGTGGCGGGCGGCCCCCGGCGTCACCCCCGCCCGGAGGCCGGCCACCGCGCCGGCCCGGGCCGCGACGCCGGCCCCGGGTCGGACGGATCATCGTCCGGCTGCTGGTGCTGTGGCTCGTCTGGCTCCTCGTGGTACCCGTCATCGCCCTTGTCAGGTCCGACACCGTGAAGGCGACTCCCGACGGCGACCGTCCCGCACAGCAGCCGGGAACGGCCACCCTCCTGGTCGGCAGCGACCGCCGCGACGACCTCACCGAGGCCGAGCAGCGAAAGCTCGGCACCGGGACCGAGGCGGGCACCCGCACCGACACCATGCTCATCCTCTACACCCCGCCGTCGGGAAGCAGCGTGCTCATCTCGCTGCCCCGGGACTCCTACGTGCCGATCCCCGGGCACGGCCGGAACAAGCTCAATGCGGCGTACTCGATCGGCGGCGCACCGCTACTCATGCAGACCGTCGAACAGGCCACCGGGCTGCGGATGGACGGCTACCTGGAGATCGGCTTCGGCGGCTTCGTCAACATGGTGGACGCGGTCGGCGGGGTCAATATCTGCCTGGACAAGCCCATGGTCGACAAGGACTCCCACACCAACCTCAAGGCGGGATGCCAAGACCTCGACGGCATCACCGCCCTCGGCTACGTGCGGATGCGCAAGGCCGACGCCCTCGGCGATCTCGGCCGCGTCAAACGCCAGCAGGAGGTCATCGGCAAGGTGGCCAAGAAGGTCCTCACACCGTGGACCCTCATCAACCCGGTGCGCTACTGGAAGGTCAACATGGCGGCAGCCGGCGCCATCCGGCGGGGCGACAACACCTCGGTGCTGACGATGGGCAGGGCGGGCCTCGGCATGCTGAAGGTGACCGGGTCGAACGGGATCAAGATGACCGTCCCGGTCTCCGACTCCAACGCCTACACCTCCGCCGGCTCCTCCGTGCTGTGGGACAGGACGAAGTGCAAGGAGCTGTTCAACGTCCTGGCCCAGGGAGACACCTCAGTCGCGAAGCAGTACGCGAAATAG
- a CDS encoding glycosyltransferase family 2 protein, with protein sequence MSAHLAPPVSIVMPVREEERYLASSVDGILAQGYPGEMEVILVVAPGRDATQQIAERLAAADARIRVVPNPGATTPKALNLGVAAASHDIIVRVDAHGELAPEYIATAVELLERTGAANVGGVMDARGRTAFEQAVAVAYTSRLGLGGSSFHLAASPEGPAETVFLGVFRKKDLEAVGGFDPTFDRAQDWELNYRLRRSGRQVWFSPRLKVTYRPRSSVKALARQFFRTGQWRREVMRHHRDSVSLRYLVAPATVAACAAGAGLGVAGAVRAMSGRGRGMLFGWALPVGYLAAMGLGSALMPRQMPKDVRARLPLVLAVMHFSWGTGFLIGLRPSRDESASDDAPLME encoded by the coding sequence ATGTCTGCTCATCTCGCCCCTCCGGTCAGCATCGTGATGCCGGTTCGTGAGGAGGAGAGATATCTCGCCTCCTCGGTCGACGGAATCCTGGCCCAGGGATATCCGGGTGAGATGGAGGTGATTCTTGTCGTAGCGCCCGGCCGGGACGCCACCCAGCAGATCGCCGAGCGGCTGGCTGCCGCCGACGCCCGGATCCGGGTGGTGCCCAATCCGGGGGCGACCACCCCCAAGGCCCTCAATCTCGGTGTGGCGGCCGCCTCCCACGACATCATCGTGCGCGTCGACGCGCACGGGGAGCTGGCCCCCGAGTACATCGCCACTGCTGTGGAGCTGCTGGAGCGCACCGGTGCCGCGAATGTGGGCGGGGTGATGGACGCCCGCGGCCGGACGGCCTTCGAGCAGGCGGTGGCGGTGGCGTACACCTCCCGACTCGGGCTGGGAGGCTCCTCCTTCCACCTCGCGGCGTCTCCGGAGGGGCCGGCGGAGACCGTCTTCCTGGGGGTGTTCCGCAAGAAGGATCTCGAGGCCGTCGGCGGGTTCGACCCCACCTTCGACCGGGCGCAGGACTGGGAGCTCAACTATCGGCTGCGTCGTTCGGGCAGACAGGTGTGGTTCAGTCCACGGCTCAAGGTGACCTACCGTCCGCGGTCCAGTGTCAAGGCCCTGGCCCGCCAGTTCTTCCGCACCGGTCAGTGGCGCCGCGAGGTGATGAGGCATCACCGGGACTCGGTCAGCCTGCGGTATCTCGTCGCCCCGGCCACGGTCGCCGCCTGTGCGGCCGGTGCGGGTCTGGGCGTGGCCGGGGCGGTACGGGCGATGAGCGGACGGGGCCGGGGGATGCTGTTCGGCTGGGCACTGCCGGTGGGCTATCTGGCGGCGATGGGCCTGGGATCCGCCCTGATGCCCCGGCAGATGCCCAAGGACGTGCGGGCCAGGCTGCCCCTGGTGCTCGCGGTGATGCACTTCAGCTGGGGAACCGGCTTCCTCATCGGGCTGCGGCCCTCCCGCGACGAGTCGGCCTCCGACGACGCGCCGTTGATGGAGTGA
- a CDS encoding TIGR03089 family protein, with amino-acid sequence MVQLSPTPSGSGPTSNRGSGPASGLGPRGPVAALERRRLEAAPLITWYRGRDRVELSGRTVGSWVAKTVHLLTEEGIAPGDRVGLPLLARHPLHWVSLTWLLSCWWAGVVPLVGRGPSDAPTDLDVSGPDPSGSDPRVPLVQCSLAPLGGACRNPAPGAIDFSDALAMPDEMPAPACARPTTARMEGTASLSEADLAAVLPIDRRMLVATAPPPMDLALLLTGCLTGSGSLILVDEMLDGSTPAALADQEGAEIAS; translated from the coding sequence ATGGTTCAGCTCTCACCCACCCCCTCGGGCTCCGGCCCGACATCGAACCGCGGATCCGGTCCCGCATCGGGCCTCGGCCCCCGCGGACCGGTAGCCGCCCTGGAGCGACGGCGTCTGGAGGCTGCTCCCCTGATCACCTGGTACCGCGGCCGGGATCGGGTGGAACTGTCGGGGCGCACCGTCGGCAGCTGGGTGGCCAAGACCGTCCACCTGCTCACCGAGGAGGGGATCGCCCCCGGAGACCGTGTGGGCCTGCCTCTTCTCGCGCGCCACCCGCTCCACTGGGTCAGCCTCACCTGGCTGCTGTCCTGCTGGTGGGCCGGCGTCGTGCCATTGGTCGGTCGGGGGCCCTCGGATGCCCCCACCGATCTGGATGTGAGCGGCCCCGACCCCTCCGGCAGCGACCCGAGGGTGCCGTTGGTGCAGTGCTCACTGGCCCCGCTCGGCGGGGCGTGCCGCAACCCCGCACCCGGGGCCATCGACTTCAGCGACGCCCTGGCGATGCCCGACGAGATGCCGGCACCGGCCTGCGCACGGCCCACCACCGCGAGGATGGAGGGGACGGCGTCGCTCAGCGAGGCCGACCTGGCCGCCGTCCTCCCGATCGACCGGCGCATGCTGGTGGCCACCGCTCCCCCGCCCATGGACCTGGCCCTTCTCCTGACGGGCTGCCTGACCGGATCCGGATCCCTCATCCTCGTCGACGAGATGCTGGACGGCAGCACCCCCGCGGCGCTGGCCGACCAGGAGGGTGCGGAGATCGCGTCCTGA
- a CDS encoding mannose-1-phosphate guanylyltransferase, with the protein MRHVLIIAGGSGTRLWPLSRQGEPKQLLDLIDGLSLLRMSYERVRGLVSDDNILVCTGADYADVVASQLPELPRGNILGEPVGRDSLNAVAWPAALIADKDPDAVIATVTADHIIRPVADFRTALDRAFSLAEQESDAMVTFGVVPTEPNTGYGYLHRGLRLPGGQGACEVLEFAEKPSPELARRYLDSGEYWWNSGMFVWRAATLLDVLAELRPTTRAAIDELVADPARLAEIYPRLEKISVDFAVMEPVSRGRADARVVAVPLDIQWYDVGSFETLAPHLPDDRHGNHVRGLTVSLDADGNLLINQRPNAVLAVAGLHRMAVVTTDRATLVVPLADSQRVKALVAEVAAQVGGEFA; encoded by the coding sequence ATGCGTCACGTACTCATCATCGCCGGCGGTTCGGGCACCCGGTTGTGGCCTCTGTCGAGGCAGGGCGAGCCCAAGCAGCTTCTCGATCTCATCGACGGTCTGAGCCTGCTGAGGATGTCCTACGAGCGGGTCCGGGGGCTCGTCTCCGACGACAACATCCTGGTCTGCACGGGAGCCGACTACGCCGACGTGGTCGCCTCCCAGCTGCCCGAGCTCCCTCGCGGCAACATCCTCGGCGAGCCCGTCGGAAGGGACTCCCTCAACGCGGTGGCGTGGCCGGCCGCCCTGATCGCCGACAAGGACCCGGACGCGGTGATCGCCACGGTCACGGCCGATCACATCATCCGGCCGGTGGCCGACTTCCGGACGGCCCTGGACCGCGCCTTCTCCCTCGCCGAGCAGGAGTCCGACGCGATGGTGACCTTCGGCGTCGTGCCCACCGAACCCAACACGGGCTACGGATATCTGCACCGCGGCCTGCGGCTCCCGGGCGGCCAGGGGGCCTGCGAGGTCCTGGAATTCGCGGAGAAGCCGAGCCCCGAGCTGGCCCGCAGGTATCTGGACTCGGGGGAGTACTGGTGGAACTCGGGGATGTTCGTGTGGCGGGCCGCCACCCTTCTCGACGTCCTGGCGGAGCTGCGGCCGACGACCCGCGCCGCCATCGACGAGCTCGTCGCCGATCCCGCACGGCTGGCCGAGATCTACCCCCGCCTGGAGAAGATCTCGGTGGACTTCGCGGTGATGGAACCGGTCTCCCGCGGACGCGCCGATGCGCGGGTGGTGGCCGTTCCGCTGGACATCCAGTGGTACGACGTCGGCTCCTTCGAGACCCTGGCCCCGCACCTGCCCGACGACCGTCACGGCAACCACGTCAGGGGCCTGACGGTCAGCCTCGACGCCGACGGCAACCTGTTGATCAACCAGCGCCCCAACGCGGTGCTGGCGGTGGCCGGGCTGCACCGGATGGCGGTGGTGACCACTGATCGGGCCACCCTGGTGGTGCCCCTCGCCGACTCCCAGCGGGTCAAGGCGCTGGTCGCCGAGGTGGCCGCCCAGGTCGGCGGGGAGTTCGCGTGA
- a CDS encoding WhiB family transcriptional regulator, producing the protein MEEMFQVLVGTDDEAMSWQARSLCAQTDPEAFFPEKGGSTREAKQICEHCEVRAECLDYALANDERFGIWGGLSEMERRRLRRGA; encoded by the coding sequence ATGGAGGAGATGTTCCAGGTGCTGGTCGGCACCGACGACGAAGCCATGTCGTGGCAGGCCCGTTCCCTGTGCGCCCAGACCGATCCGGAGGCCTTCTTCCCTGAGAAGGGCGGATCGACACGCGAGGCCAAGCAGATCTGCGAGCACTGCGAGGTGCGCGCCGAATGCCTCGACTACGCACTGGCCAATGACGAGAGATTCGGCATCTGGGGAGGGCTCTCCGAGATGGAGCGCCGCCGATTGAGGCGCGGCGCCTGA